A part of Microbacterium atlanticum genomic DNA contains:
- a CDS encoding DUF1304 domain-containing protein — protein MVAILATVFAALAALLHVYIFVMESVQWSQPRIWRRFGVADQAAADATKPMAYNQGFYNLFLAVGVVIGLVLLYAGADSGAVRAAGLALVLFGLGSMVAAALVLLTTGTKYLRPALIQGTLPLIGFVLFLFA, from the coding sequence ATGGTGGCGATCCTGGCGACGGTCTTCGCGGCGCTGGCGGCGCTGCTGCACGTGTACATCTTCGTGATGGAGAGCGTGCAGTGGTCGCAGCCGAGGATCTGGCGCCGATTCGGCGTGGCCGACCAGGCGGCCGCCGACGCGACGAAGCCGATGGCGTACAACCAGGGCTTCTACAACCTCTTCCTCGCCGTCGGAGTCGTGATCGGTCTCGTGCTGCTCTACGCCGGCGCCGACTCAGGCGCGGTGCGGGCAGCGGGGCTGGCGCTCGTGCTCTTCGGCCTCGGATCGATGGTGGCCGCCGCCCTCGTCCTGCTCACGACCGGGACGAAGTATCTGCGGCCCGCGCTCATCCAGGGGACGCTCCCGCTCATTGGCTTCGTGCTGTTCCTCTTCGCCTGA
- a CDS encoding cysteine hydrolase family protein, which translates to MTRLLLLIDIQRDYFPGGRRPLVGADAAADAAAGLLAGFRTTGQRVVHVQHVSDDADASFLAPGSPGAQFDARVAPDGEEHVVVKHEPNAFLGTGLEALLRAAAPDEIVVAGMMSSMCVDATVRAASDLGFPLAVAEDACAAPDLTLGDRTVPGAQVHAAFMAALDGTYARVSTAQALAGELASR; encoded by the coding sequence GTGACCCGACTCCTGCTGCTCATCGACATCCAGCGCGACTACTTCCCCGGCGGGCGACGCCCGCTGGTGGGAGCGGATGCCGCCGCCGACGCCGCCGCAGGCCTGCTCGCCGGCTTCCGCACGACCGGCCAGCGGGTCGTGCACGTGCAGCATGTGTCGGACGACGCGGATGCCTCGTTCCTCGCGCCGGGCTCGCCGGGAGCGCAGTTCGACGCCCGCGTCGCGCCGGACGGCGAGGAGCACGTCGTGGTCAAGCACGAGCCGAACGCGTTCCTCGGCACCGGGCTGGAGGCGCTGCTGCGCGCAGCAGCGCCGGACGAGATCGTCGTGGCCGGGATGATGTCGAGCATGTGCGTGGATGCCACGGTGCGTGCGGCATCCGATCTCGGCTTCCCCCTCGCGGTGGCGGAGGACGCGTGCGCCGCGCCCGACCTCACGCTCGGCGACCGGACCGTCCCCGGCGCCCAGGTGCACGCGGCGTTCATGGCGGCGCTGGACGGCACGTACGCGCGCGTCTCCACGGCGCAGGCGCTCGCGGGCGAGCTCGCCTCCCGCTGA
- a CDS encoding substrate-binding domain-containing protein, translated as MAKGGSRGRGRGTPPPRGRTAGRAQKPAVRPRRPQPSPGPSPEPPAAPPPIFRLGAVPGATPGRWIDTWNERMPQTALELISLPVAGQRRALLDGDVDAALVRLPLEKDGLHVIPLYEEVPVVVCARDSHLTAADELAIADLEGEVLIVPDDDVLGIRVPGALPPAFAAPADTAEAIATVAAGVGIVVVPMSVARLHHRKDADHRPLADGPRSTVALAWVAERTTSAVESFVGIVRGRTANSSRD; from the coding sequence ATGGCGAAGGGCGGGTCGCGCGGGCGAGGTCGCGGCACGCCGCCTCCGCGGGGCCGCACCGCCGGCCGCGCGCAGAAGCCCGCCGTCCGGCCCCGGCGCCCGCAGCCGTCCCCGGGCCCTTCGCCCGAGCCGCCCGCCGCACCGCCGCCGATCTTCCGGCTGGGGGCGGTTCCGGGCGCGACGCCCGGCCGGTGGATCGACACGTGGAACGAGCGGATGCCGCAGACCGCACTCGAGCTGATCAGCCTCCCCGTCGCCGGCCAGCGCCGGGCTCTCCTCGACGGCGATGTCGACGCGGCGCTGGTGAGACTCCCGCTGGAGAAGGACGGGCTCCACGTCATACCGCTCTACGAGGAGGTGCCGGTCGTGGTCTGCGCCCGGGACTCGCACCTCACCGCGGCGGACGAGCTCGCCATCGCGGACCTGGAGGGCGAGGTGCTCATCGTCCCGGACGACGACGTGCTCGGCATCCGGGTCCCGGGAGCGCTGCCCCCGGCGTTCGCGGCTCCCGCCGACACGGCCGAGGCGATCGCCACGGTGGCCGCAGGGGTCGGGATCGTCGTCGTCCCGATGTCGGTGGCGCGGCTGCACCACCGCAAGGACGCGGACCACCGCCCCCTCGCCGACGGCCCCCGCTCCACGGTCGCGCTCGCGTGGGTCGCCGAGCGGACGACGTCGGCGGTCGAGAGCTTCGTCGGGATCGTCCGCGGCCGCACCGCCAACTCATCGCGCGACTGA
- a CDS encoding PucR family transcriptional regulator, with product MREVIALDAVVQGVPEVLVGDAALNARVRWLHVSDSAGVARLLDGGELLLSTGSAWPAEPAELRRFVGELADAGLSGLVLELGTHYRAVPPVVVEAARERGLALVVLHREVKFVTLTEAVHSRIITGQTDALRARDEVRERFTALVLRGSPADFIVHQLAQTLGAPIVLENLGYEVVAAEVPLAMEEELFTEWELRSRSAHRRAEQRRERGLPAGPDDWLIVPVEARGIRWGNLIALPGPEHPAGRTAVLEQGAIALAVGRLADGEVDEWARIGRRRLVDGLLAGRFAGVGGAAARLEAAGLPLRGAKLYGLVVAGAPVAAERADAAARALRGRALAGSAPAGVVPPAATVLVSLPADAVFDDAAVLAFARSLVEPAEAERVTVSIGRAAEGIDAALASVHEAVDLAGGRRRRAGRGPQLRRADNRPLVQLITALRDDHRVLEHGERMLAPLIAHDLSRSGDLLDVLEAMLAHPGNRTAAAGASHLSRSVFYQRLALIEELLGADLDDGETQTALHLALLVRRSAGR from the coding sequence GTGCGCGAGGTGATCGCGCTGGATGCTGTCGTGCAGGGGGTCCCCGAAGTGCTGGTCGGCGACGCGGCACTGAACGCGCGGGTGCGCTGGCTGCACGTCTCGGACAGCGCCGGCGTCGCCCGGCTGCTGGACGGCGGCGAGCTGCTGCTGTCCACCGGGTCGGCATGGCCCGCCGAGCCGGCCGAACTGCGCCGGTTCGTCGGCGAGCTGGCCGACGCCGGGCTCTCCGGACTCGTGCTCGAACTCGGCACGCACTACCGTGCCGTGCCGCCCGTGGTCGTCGAGGCCGCGCGCGAGCGCGGGCTCGCCCTGGTCGTGCTGCATCGCGAGGTGAAGTTCGTCACGCTCACCGAGGCGGTCCACAGCCGCATCATCACCGGCCAGACCGATGCCCTGCGTGCGCGCGACGAGGTGCGCGAGCGCTTCACAGCGCTCGTGCTGCGCGGGTCTCCCGCGGACTTCATCGTGCACCAGCTCGCGCAGACGCTCGGCGCGCCGATCGTGCTGGAGAACCTCGGCTACGAGGTGGTGGCCGCGGAGGTGCCGCTGGCGATGGAGGAGGAGCTCTTCACCGAGTGGGAGCTGCGGTCGCGGTCGGCCCACCGGCGCGCGGAGCAGCGACGTGAACGGGGGCTGCCCGCCGGCCCGGACGACTGGCTCATCGTGCCCGTCGAGGCGCGCGGCATCCGCTGGGGGAACCTCATCGCGCTCCCGGGGCCCGAGCATCCCGCAGGGCGCACCGCCGTGCTCGAACAGGGCGCCATCGCGCTCGCGGTGGGGCGGCTGGCCGACGGCGAAGTCGACGAGTGGGCGCGCATCGGCCGGCGCCGCCTGGTCGACGGCCTGCTGGCCGGGCGCTTCGCCGGCGTCGGCGGCGCAGCGGCGCGCCTGGAGGCCGCCGGCCTGCCGCTGCGCGGCGCGAAGCTGTACGGCCTGGTCGTGGCGGGTGCGCCCGTCGCGGCGGAGCGGGCGGATGCCGCAGCCCGCGCGCTCCGCGGCCGGGCCCTGGCCGGCTCGGCGCCCGCCGGAGTCGTGCCGCCTGCCGCGACCGTGCTCGTGTCGCTTCCGGCGGACGCCGTGTTCGACGACGCCGCCGTGCTCGCCTTCGCGCGATCGCTCGTCGAGCCGGCGGAGGCCGAGCGCGTGACCGTGTCGATCGGGCGCGCCGCCGAGGGCATCGACGCCGCCCTCGCCTCCGTGCACGAGGCCGTCGACCTCGCCGGGGGTCGCCGACGCCGCGCGGGCCGCGGGCCGCAGCTGCGCCGGGCTGACAACCGCCCACTCGTCCAGCTGATCACGGCGCTGCGCGACGACCACCGGGTGCTCGAGCACGGGGAGCGCATGCTGGCACCGCTCATCGCCCACGATCTGTCGCGCTCGGGCGACCTGCTGGACGTGCTCGAGGCGATGCTCGCCCACCCCGGCAACCGCACCGCGGCGGCCGGGGCATCCCACCTGTCCCGGTCGGTGTTCTACCAGCGCCTCGCGCTCATCGAGGAGCTGCTGGGCGCCGACCTCGACGACGGCGAGACGCAGACGGCCCTGCACCTCGCGCTCCTCGTGCGGAGGTCGGCGGGCCGCTGA
- a CDS encoding thermonuclease family protein codes for MRIRVLVGILLVVIAGAALWWFAGRGEEATADRRATAAAVPPIPADAFEMTVESVHDGDTLRARVATPNPIVGDRGSTRIRLLGIDTPEVSPEVDCWGAEATAVLTSLVPAGSTIWAAADVESHDRYGRTLLYVWTPDGRFVNGELVAQGAARVEVYAPNRRHEALLRSLQDAAMSEPAGRWRACGG; via the coding sequence GTGCGCATACGTGTCCTCGTCGGCATCCTGCTGGTCGTCATCGCCGGCGCCGCGCTGTGGTGGTTCGCCGGCCGCGGCGAGGAAGCGACTGCGGACCGGCGGGCGACGGCGGCGGCTGTGCCGCCGATCCCGGCCGACGCCTTCGAGATGACGGTCGAGAGCGTCCATGACGGCGACACGCTCCGCGCGCGCGTCGCGACGCCCAACCCGATCGTCGGCGACCGCGGATCGACGCGGATCCGCCTGCTGGGGATCGACACCCCCGAGGTCTCGCCCGAGGTCGACTGCTGGGGCGCGGAGGCGACGGCGGTGCTGACCTCGCTCGTGCCCGCGGGGTCGACGATCTGGGCGGCCGCAGACGTGGAGTCCCACGACCGGTACGGCCGGACGCTGCTGTACGTCTGGACGCCGGACGGCCGCTTCGTCAACGGTGAGCTGGTGGCGCAGGGCGCGGCACGCGTCGAGGTGTACGCGCCCAATCGCCGCCACGAAGCGCTGCTGCGTTCGCTGCAGGACGCCGCGATGTCCGAGCCGGCCGGGCGCTGGCGCGCGTGCGGCGGGTGA
- a CDS encoding transferase — MGKNYVDIENDQGETLRYRKHANGRGLIAHGAKVHPSAIVEAGAYVEPGVQIAAGAHVGRGVWVETGAVIGPDARIAPHAHIGPRAAIGPRAKIGVRTHVGHDARVAGGSLIGDDETIGDGERVATDKRGLRLAA; from the coding sequence GTGGGCAAGAACTACGTCGACATCGAGAACGACCAGGGTGAGACGCTGCGCTATCGCAAGCACGCCAATGGCCGCGGACTGATCGCGCATGGAGCCAAGGTGCACCCGAGCGCCATCGTCGAAGCGGGGGCGTACGTCGAACCGGGAGTGCAGATCGCGGCGGGCGCGCACGTGGGCCGCGGCGTGTGGGTCGAAACCGGTGCCGTGATCGGACCCGATGCCCGCATCGCGCCCCACGCCCACATCGGTCCGCGCGCCGCGATCGGACCGCGCGCGAAGATCGGCGTCCGCACGCACGTCGGGCACGACGCCCGCGTCGCCGGGGGGTCGCTGATCGGCGACGATGAGACGATCGGCGACGGCGAGCGCGTCGCCACCGACAAGCGCGGACTCCGCCTGGCCGCCTGA
- a CDS encoding NAD(P)/FAD-dependent oxidoreductase: MGTTVFERQRPAASVVQHSLADTKHAIFWRDDLPAALTPDRPALNGTTRADLVVVGGGYTGLWTALLATERDPGAKVVVLEAQRVGWAASGRNGGFCEASLTHGHENGMARWPDEMPVLERLGRENLDAIEAAEARYGMDFQFERTGQLAPAVEPHQVDWLKEWAAEGEEGVVYLDQDEAQAAVHSPTYLAAVWEQHACGMLHPARLAAELARVCEERGVEIFERSRVTGLDTSGAGVDALTERGRVEASRAALGTNVFPSLIKRNRLMTVPVYDYVLMTEPLTDDQLASIGWQDRQGIGDLANQFHYYRLSRDNRILFGGYDAIYRYGRRLDPAYEHRPETWRTLASHFFTTFPQLEGLRFTHQWAGAIDTSTQFTAFFGTARARRIAYAAGFTGLGVGSTRFAGAVMLDLLDGVQNERTELEMVRKRPLPFPPEPAASIGINATRWSLDRADHNRGRRNLLLKTLDALGLGFDS; the protein is encoded by the coding sequence GTGGGCACGACCGTCTTCGAAAGACAGCGGCCGGCAGCATCCGTCGTCCAGCACTCCCTCGCCGACACGAAGCACGCGATCTTCTGGCGGGACGACCTTCCCGCAGCCCTCACGCCCGACCGGCCCGCGCTCAACGGGACGACGCGCGCGGACCTCGTGGTCGTCGGGGGCGGTTACACGGGCCTGTGGACGGCGCTGCTCGCCACCGAGCGCGATCCCGGTGCCAAGGTCGTCGTCCTCGAGGCGCAGCGGGTGGGGTGGGCAGCGTCCGGTCGCAACGGCGGGTTCTGCGAGGCGAGCCTCACCCACGGTCACGAGAACGGCATGGCCCGATGGCCCGACGAGATGCCGGTGCTCGAGCGCCTCGGGCGCGAGAACCTCGATGCGATCGAGGCCGCCGAGGCGCGCTACGGCATGGACTTCCAGTTCGAGCGCACCGGGCAGCTGGCCCCCGCCGTCGAACCGCATCAGGTCGACTGGCTGAAGGAATGGGCGGCCGAGGGCGAGGAGGGCGTGGTCTATCTCGATCAGGACGAGGCGCAGGCAGCCGTCCACTCCCCGACCTACCTCGCCGCGGTGTGGGAGCAGCACGCGTGCGGCATGCTCCACCCCGCCCGTCTGGCAGCCGAGCTCGCCCGGGTCTGCGAAGAGCGCGGAGTCGAGATCTTCGAGCGCTCGCGCGTCACGGGACTCGACACGAGCGGCGCCGGAGTGGACGCGCTGACCGAGCGCGGGCGGGTCGAGGCGTCACGCGCCGCGCTCGGGACCAACGTGTTCCCGTCACTCATCAAGCGCAACCGGCTGATGACGGTTCCGGTCTACGACTACGTGCTCATGACGGAGCCCCTCACCGACGACCAGCTCGCCTCGATCGGGTGGCAGGACCGCCAGGGGATCGGAGACCTCGCCAACCAGTTCCACTACTACCGGCTGAGCAGGGACAACCGGATCCTCTTCGGCGGGTACGACGCGATCTACCGCTACGGCCGCCGCCTCGACCCCGCGTACGAGCACCGGCCCGAGACGTGGCGCACCCTCGCGAGCCACTTCTTCACCACGTTCCCGCAGCTCGAGGGGCTGCGGTTCACGCACCAGTGGGCAGGCGCCATCGACACGTCGACGCAGTTCACCGCGTTCTTCGGCACCGCGCGCGCCCGCCGCATCGCCTACGCCGCCGGTTTCACGGGCCTGGGTGTGGGATCCACCCGCTTCGCCGGCGCGGTCATGCTCGACCTCCTGGACGGCGTGCAGAACGAGCGCACGGAGCTCGAGATGGTGCGCAAGCGCCCGCTGCCGTTCCCGCCGGAGCCCGCCGCGTCGATCGGCATCAACGCGACGCGGTGGTCGCTCGACCGCGCCGACCACAACCGGGGCCGGCGCAACCTGCTGCTGAAGACGCTCGACGCCCTCGGGCTGGGGTTCGACTCGTGA
- a CDS encoding amidohydrolase: MTYADLVFTGGPVFTANTVRSRAGSVAVRDGRILAVSPGDLAELVGPSTEVVDLRGRMLIPGFQDAHVHPVWGGLDMLRCDLSALGTAPDYLDAIARYVSEHPDDEWILGGGWQMSAFPGGTPTATALDTVTGGRPAFFPNRDGHGAWVNSAALRRAGIDRDTPDPADGRIERRPDGAPSGTLHEGAMTLVNRLLPEEPIERLTEALLLAQGYLHSLGITAWQDAIVGSYGDAGDPGPAYLQAASAGTLTARVVGAIWWDRTKGVEQIPSILERRKRYRGGRFTATSVKVMQDGVAENFTAAMLEPYHDGHGHFTDNSGISFVPPEILNEAVPLLDAEGIQVHFHAIGDRAVRQCLDAVEHAIARNGARDNRHHIAHIQVVHPEDVPRFRDLGVAANMQSLWATYEPQMVELTLPFLGEARSAWQYPFGDLLRAGAVLAAGSDWSVSTPDPMAAIHTAVNRTAAPGHEEGEYDPFLPEQAIDLATSLTAYTAGSAWVNHLDDVTGTIEVGKLADLVVLDRDPFAGPADAIGATRTLQTFVEGERVFAAPDA; encoded by the coding sequence GTGACCTACGCCGACCTCGTCTTCACCGGCGGCCCGGTCTTCACGGCGAACACCGTGCGGTCCCGCGCGGGCTCGGTCGCCGTCCGGGACGGCCGCATCCTGGCCGTCTCGCCGGGCGATCTCGCTGAGCTCGTCGGCCCGTCGACCGAGGTGGTCGACCTCCGCGGGCGCATGCTGATCCCCGGGTTCCAGGACGCCCACGTCCACCCGGTATGGGGCGGCCTCGACATGCTGCGCTGCGACCTCTCGGCGCTCGGCACGGCGCCGGACTACCTCGACGCGATCGCGCGATACGTCAGCGAGCACCCCGATGACGAGTGGATCCTCGGCGGCGGCTGGCAGATGTCGGCGTTCCCGGGTGGCACGCCGACGGCGACGGCCCTCGACACGGTGACCGGCGGCCGGCCGGCCTTCTTCCCCAACCGCGACGGCCACGGGGCGTGGGTGAACTCCGCCGCGCTCCGGCGCGCGGGGATCGATCGCGACACTCCCGACCCCGCCGACGGCCGCATCGAACGCCGCCCCGACGGAGCGCCCTCCGGGACCCTCCACGAGGGGGCCATGACGCTCGTCAACCGCCTGCTCCCCGAGGAGCCGATCGAGCGTCTCACCGAGGCGCTGCTCCTGGCCCAGGGCTACCTGCACTCGCTGGGCATCACCGCGTGGCAGGACGCCATCGTCGGATCGTACGGGGATGCCGGCGACCCGGGTCCCGCGTACCTGCAGGCGGCGTCCGCAGGGACGCTGACGGCGCGGGTGGTCGGCGCCATCTGGTGGGACCGCACGAAGGGGGTCGAGCAGATCCCTTCGATCCTCGAGCGCCGCAAGCGGTACCGGGGCGGCCGCTTCACCGCCACGTCGGTCAAGGTCATGCAGGACGGCGTCGCAGAGAACTTCACCGCCGCGATGCTCGAGCCGTACCACGACGGGCACGGGCACTTCACCGACAATTCCGGCATCTCGTTCGTCCCCCCGGAGATCCTCAACGAGGCCGTGCCGCTGCTGGACGCCGAGGGCATCCAGGTGCACTTCCACGCGATCGGCGACCGCGCCGTACGGCAGTGCCTCGACGCCGTCGAACACGCGATCGCGCGCAACGGCGCCCGTGACAACCGCCACCACATCGCCCACATCCAGGTCGTGCACCCGGAAGACGTGCCGCGGTTCCGCGATCTGGGCGTCGCGGCGAACATGCAGTCGCTGTGGGCGACCTACGAGCCGCAGATGGTCGAGCTGACGCTGCCCTTCCTCGGCGAGGCCCGCAGCGCGTGGCAGTACCCCTTCGGCGACCTGCTGCGCGCCGGCGCGGTCCTCGCGGCGGGAAGCGACTGGTCCGTGTCCACGCCCGACCCGATGGCGGCGATCCACACCGCGGTAAACCGCACCGCGGCGCCCGGACACGAGGAGGGCGAGTACGATCCCTTCCTTCCCGAGCAGGCGATCGACCTGGCGACGTCGCTCACCGCGTACACCGCGGGCTCGGCGTGGGTCAACCACCTCGACGACGTCACCGGCACCATCGAGGTCGGAAAGCTCGCTGACCTCGTCGTGCTCGACCGCGATCCGTTCGCCGGACCCGCCGACGCGATCGGCGCGACCCGCACGCTGCAGACCTTCGTCGAGGGCGAGCGCGTCTTCGCCGCCCCCGATGCCTGA